From Arachis hypogaea cultivar Tifrunner chromosome 3, arahy.Tifrunner.gnm2.J5K5, whole genome shotgun sequence:
ATTCATAATTAAGATTGGAAGatattttggctttagcttttgagaagagtctacctccgatactagtcattttattttattatttactttctatatttattcttccatattcttaatccctctagagttgacattggattatttctacaagttattaatatagactatttttattttcaattaatctttttattattatttatcatgtcttcttttattttcaccattgattctgtgaattttataattatgatgagtgagtagtccCATGACTTGATTGGGGGATAATTGAAAGGAagccttgagttgaattactcaagagagaaattataattgggtttatcgtTGAATCAACCTCTAATcattaactctagtccttcctaAGGGAGTGGATTAGGACTTATGACTAGAAACAGAttttcaacttgcttgactttcctttacctagtaagggttaactaagcagagtaacttccaattattaattaatcttgagagtatttcaaCAAGAATATGGCTTTCAACTAATCTACCCCCAGTCAAAGCTtttatttaaaagtaattaaattctctaaattaatTTCCTGCTTAttggtgtgcgaaattgtgaacaatacttttcacaactctcataatccccggtcatgaaccccaaaaacttggtgttcaataccatggcattaacacaacttcgcacaactaaccagcaagtgcactgggtcgtccaagtaataaaccttacgcgagtaagggtcgatcccacggagattgttagtatgaaccaagctatggtcatcttgtaaatcttagtcaggcaaactcaaatggatatggtgatgaacgcataaaaacataaagataaagatagagatacttatgtaattcattggtaggaacttcagataagcgcatgaagatgccttcccttccgtctctctgctttcctactgtcttcatccaatccttcttactcctttccatggcaagcttatgcaagggtttcaccgttgtcagtggctacctcccatcctctcagtgaaaatgttcctatgctctgtcacagcatggctaatcatctgtcggttctcggtcaggccggaatagaatccagtgattcttttgcgtctgtcactaacgccccgcttgctaggagtttgaagcacgtcacagtcattcaatcattgaatcctactcagaataccacagacaaggttagaccttccggattctcttgaatgccgccatcagttctagcctataccacgaagactctgatctcacggaatggttggctcggttgtcaggcgagcactcggttgtcaggcgatcaaccatgcatcgtgcaatcagaaatccaagagatattcacccaatcgaaggtagaacggaggtggttgtcagtcacacattcataagtgagaatgatgatgagtgtcacggatcatcacattcatcaagttgaagaacaagtgatatcttagaataagaacaagcggaattgaatagaagaacaatagtaattgcattaatactcgaggtacagcagagctccacaccttaatctatggtgtgtagaaactccaccgttgaaaatacataagaacaaggtctaggcatggccgaatggccagcctcccaatgatctaagaactagatgtccaaagatgatctagagatctaaagtgatcaaaagatgaaaatacaatagtaaaaggtcctatatatagagaactagtagcctagggtgtacagagatgagtaaatgacataaaaatctacttccgggcccacttggtgtgtgcttgggctgaaaaatgaagcattttcgtgtagagactccttctggagttaaacgccagctttagtgccagtttgggcgtttaactcccattttggtgccagttccggcgtttaacgctggaattcctgagggtgactttgaacgccggtttgggccatcaaatcttgggcaaagtatggactatcatatattgctggaaagcccaggatgtctactttccaacgccgttgagagcgcgccaattgggcttctgtagcttcagaaaatctgcttcgagtgcagggaggtcagaatccaacagcatctgcagtccttttcagtctctgaatcagatttttgctcaggtccctcaatttcagccagaaaatacctgaaatcacagaaaaacacacaaactcatagtaaagtccagaaaagtgattttaactaaaaactaataaaaatatactaaaaactaactagatcatagtaaaaacatactaaaaacaatgccaaaaagcgtacaaattatccgctcatcacttatcaactcaaccatttttgaaaacacccgaTTGATAGaatagcacatctctctgcaactcgttgggagatgacctgggattcatactcccagtattttaatttttaatattgtgacaacccctttttaaattgataagcggattctcggctggttaaggactgtacttgcaacgtgtccctattaatgaattcttaattcgccaatttccgccacgtcaggtCCCCATCATGGGGCATATATGGCTAACGACCACAATGGGAGAGATCCCTATGTTGAAATCCATTGATATTCCATACCTAATAGTAGACTGTTATAGCCCTTATAATGTTATAATTGGGAGACCCGCCTTAAATATATTCAAAGCGGTAGTATCCACATTACACATGTGCGTTAAGTTCCCAGTGCAGGAAAACAAAATAGCAACAGTATACGCTGACTACCAAGAAGCTCGGCAGTGCTACAATGCTAGTCTAAAGCAGATCCAAACAAAGCAAGAAGCTTGGCCCCAGGTCCAAGCAATTCACAATTCTACCGACACAGCAACGATAGCTGACCTTGACCCGAGAGAAGACCTCGGTGAAAGACCTCGGCCAATGGACAACCTTCAACAAATAACATTAACAGCAGATGACAAACAATGCACATACATTGGAGAAGCATTAGAAGGGGCAGACCGAGCAAGACTCATACACATATTGCGCCAGAACGCCGACCTATTCCCATAGACACCAACTAACATGCCCGAAATAAGTCCAGAGGTCATCTGCCACAAGTTAGCGATCGACAAAACAGTCCGACCAGTGGCACAGAAAAAAAGAAACATCAGAGAGGAGAAAAAACAAGCAGCACTCGAAGAAACCAAGAAGCTCCTCAACGCAGGTTTCATCAGAGAAATCCACTTCACCACATGGTTGTCcaacgtggtaatggtaaggaaTAACTCAAGTAAATGGcacatgtgcgtcgactttacaaaCTTAAACAAAGCTTTCCCTAAAGATGCATATCCATTACCTTGCATTGATAAATTAGTTGATAACGCTTCTGGTTTCAAAGCcttaagttttatggatgcatactctggttataaccagattttGATGCACCCAGAGGACCAAAGCAAAACAGCTTTTATAACAGAACATGGAAATTTTTGTTACAAggtaatgccttttggcttaaagaatgcaggtgcgaCATATCAAAGGCTAATGGACAAAGTATTCCAACAGCAGATAGGCCGGAATATGGAGGTCTATGTAGATGATATGGTAGCAAAAACACCTATGCAAGGGTCACACTGTGATGACTTGGTAGAAATCTTCAGACAACTCCGAGCATATAACATGAGACTCAATCCGGACAAATGCGCTTTTGGAGTCCAAGGAGGGAAGTTCCTTGGGTTCATGCTAACATTGCAAGGTATCGAAGCCAACCCGGAGAAATGCAATGCAGTGCTGAACATGACGAGCCCAAAAACAGTAAAAGAAGTTCAACAGCTAGCAGGGAGAATAGCCGCCCTGTCACGTTTCCTACCCGCAGTGGCAAACCGATCTTATCACTTTTTCTAGACATTCTCTAAAGGCAAAAAATTCACATGGACAGACAAATGTGAAAACTCCTTTATAGAACTCAAACAGCTATTAACATCACCACTAATCCTTCAGAGACCTGAGGCAGGTAAGCCATTGTGTTTATATTTATCTGTATCTAACCATGCTATAAGTTCGGTACTAGTAACAGAAACAGGAAGAAAGCAAAGCCTAGTATACTTCATCAGCAGGGTACTACAACCAACAGAAACAAGGTACCCGAAGATAGAACAGCTGGCACTAGCATTAATCACCATAGCAAGAAGGCTGCGACATTACTTCCAGAGCCACACAATCATAGTACGAAACAGATCAACCGTTAAGACAGATATTAACCAGACCTGAGCTCGCCGGAAGGTTAACGAAATGGTCGGTCAAACTCTCCGAGTTCGACATTCAGTACGAGTCAAGGAAAACACTGAAATCGCAGATGCTAGCCGACTTTATATCAGAGATGACTAATGACACACAAAACACAGAGATCAATTGGATTATACATGTGGATGGAGCGTCAAACAAAGAAGGCAGTGGAGCAGGAATATTGCTGAAAGAAGGAGACAAAGTGGTAGCCGAACAATCACTA
This genomic window contains:
- the LOC140183560 gene encoding uncharacterized protein, with the translated sequence MPEISPEVICHKLAIDKTVRPVAQKKRNIREEKKQAALEETKKLLNAGFIREIHFTTWLSNVVMVRNNSSKWHMCVDFTNLNKAFPKDAYPLPCIDKLVDNASGFKALSFMDAYSGYNQILMHPEDQSKTAFITEHGNFCYKVMPFGLKNAGATYQRLMDKVFQQQIGRNMEVYVDDMVAKTPMQGSHCDDLVEIFRQLRAYNMRLNPDKCAFGVQGGKFLGFMLTLQGIEANPEKCNAVLNMTSPKTVKEVQQLAGRIAALSRFLPAVFGTSNRNRKKAKPSILHQQGTTTNRNKILTRPELAGRLTKWSVKLSEFDIQYESRKTLKSQMLADFISEMTNDTQNTEINWIIHVDGASNKEGSGAGILLKEGDKVGEFQVKDPLLEKYWLIKKDLISKFSKFDIIHVNRGQNTRADVLSKLATTRQAENAPALSQLTLNKPSFEHDTILSILQGLKKKLGEAKGEWANLIPEILWSYNTSIQSATGETPFKLVYGAEALIVSVPTLRTELYDQSNNLQARAAELDLVEESNISAIKQRARK